The following proteins are encoded in a genomic region of Pseudomonas saponiphila:
- a CDS encoding GNAT family N-acetyltransferase, with product MSDQQPAVTVRAIQPGDYQQWLPLWLAYQDFYQVTLSEEISRTTFERFLDAQEPMYSAVAVQGDVVIGFVNLVLHRSTWAVSDFCYLEDLYVAPSIRGSGAGKLLIEWVQAQARERRCGRLYWHTQESNERAQRLYDWVAYKPGVIEYRMEL from the coding sequence ATGAGCGATCAACAACCTGCGGTGACGGTACGGGCGATTCAGCCAGGGGATTACCAGCAATGGCTGCCGCTGTGGCTGGCCTATCAGGATTTCTATCAGGTGACGTTGAGCGAAGAGATCAGTCGCACCACGTTCGAGCGTTTCCTTGATGCCCAGGAACCGATGTATTCGGCGGTGGCGGTGCAGGGCGATGTAGTGATCGGCTTCGTCAACCTGGTGCTGCACCGTTCGACCTGGGCCGTCAGCGACTTCTGCTACCTGGAAGACCTGTACGTGGCCCCATCGATTCGCGGCAGCGGAGCGGGGAAGCTGTTGATCGAGTGGGTGCAGGCGCAGGCCAGGGAACGGCGCTGCGGGCGCTTGTATTGGCACACCCAGGAAAGCAACGAGCGGGCGCAGCGGTTGTATGACTGGGTGGCGTACAAGCCGGGGGTTATCGAGTATCGGATGGAGTTGTAA
- a CDS encoding DUF6713 family protein, protein MRDILWRLCLALFAGHELDAVAQAEWRLLYGLRDLDPTLGPPWFIALHVPLCVALMWLAGHPHQAIRRTSRQLFAAFAVVHAGLHYNLQQHPLYLFDSLLSQTLIFACGATGLLYLMPSLGRQRTTCSA, encoded by the coding sequence ATGAGAGACATCCTCTGGCGCCTATGCCTGGCGTTGTTTGCCGGCCATGAGCTGGACGCCGTGGCCCAGGCCGAGTGGCGCCTGCTGTATGGCTTGCGCGACCTCGATCCGACGCTGGGCCCGCCGTGGTTCATTGCCCTGCATGTGCCCCTGTGCGTCGCCCTGATGTGGCTGGCCGGGCACCCGCACCAGGCCATACGCCGCACCAGCCGGCAGCTGTTCGCGGCCTTTGCCGTGGTTCACGCCGGACTGCACTACAACCTTCAGCAGCACCCGCTGTACCTCTTCGACTCGCTGCTGTCGCAAACGCTGATCTTCGCCTGCGGCGCCACCGGCCTGCTCTACCTGATGCCGAGCCTGGGTCGGCAACGCACAACATGCAGCGCCTGA
- a CDS encoding DUF2834 domain-containing protein yields the protein MSRPYLALMALLTFSAYTLFTLLQAEQSLLQFGLQLLAQPDTAQVVIDLYLMAWLAGLWMLQDARARGRSARSVLPYLLLTAVFVSIGPLLYLVVNGFGRGAPQRA from the coding sequence ATGTCCCGTCCCTACCTGGCCCTGATGGCCCTGCTGACCTTCAGTGCCTACACCCTGTTCACCCTGCTCCAGGCCGAGCAGTCGCTGCTGCAATTTGGCCTGCAACTGCTGGCGCAACCGGACACCGCGCAGGTGGTCATCGACCTGTACCTGATGGCATGGCTGGCGGGGCTGTGGATGCTGCAAGACGCCCGAGCCCGCGGCCGTTCGGCGCGGTCGGTGCTGCCCTACCTGTTGCTCACGGCGGTCTTCGTCTCCATCGGCCCGTTGCTCTATCTGGTGGTCAACGGCTTTGGCCGAGGCGCGCCGCAGCGCGCCTGA
- a CDS encoding MATE family efflux transporter: MSIPAQRPLWQVYLVFLLPMVLSNFLQSFSGTLNGIYIGQLLGTQALAAVSGMFPIVFFFIALVIGLGAGASVLIGQAWGARELHAVKSVAGSTLLLGALIGLLGAVLGMLFARPALQGLGTPADVLDDAVGYARVMMLIMPLLLVFVLYTQLLRGVSDTLSPLLALIVSTLAGLLLTPALIRGWLGLPPMGIQSAAFAGLAGNVLAMGFLVWRLSGRAHPLAPDRALFAAMKLDRAILGKVLRIGLPTGVQMVVISLSELVILALVNRHGSQATAAYGAVTQIVNYVQFPALSIAITASILGAQAIGAGRLERITPILRTGLAINLCLTGALVLLGYLISHWLLGLFIIDPAALMQAEHLLHIMLWSILVFGFQAVVGGIMRASGTVLMPVAISIFCILGVQVPMAYLLDAHFGLQGVWMAFPVAYLSMLVLQVGYFKLVWRHKQIQRLI, from the coding sequence ATGTCCATTCCCGCTCAGCGTCCACTCTGGCAGGTGTACCTGGTGTTTCTGTTGCCCATGGTGCTGTCGAATTTCCTGCAGTCGTTTTCCGGCACCCTCAACGGTATCTACATCGGCCAGTTGCTGGGCACCCAGGCACTGGCGGCGGTGTCGGGGATGTTCCCCATCGTGTTCTTCTTCATCGCCCTGGTGATCGGCCTGGGCGCCGGTGCCTCGGTGTTGATCGGCCAGGCCTGGGGCGCCAGGGAACTGCATGCGGTCAAGTCGGTGGCCGGCAGCACCTTGCTGCTGGGAGCCCTGATCGGCCTGCTGGGGGCGGTGCTGGGCATGCTCTTCGCCCGGCCGGCCCTGCAAGGCCTGGGCACGCCGGCGGATGTGCTGGACGACGCGGTGGGTTATGCCCGGGTGATGATGCTGATCATGCCGTTGCTGCTGGTGTTCGTGCTCTATACCCAGCTGCTGCGTGGCGTCAGCGATACCCTGTCGCCGCTGCTGGCGCTGATCGTCTCGACCCTGGCGGGCCTGCTCCTGACCCCGGCGCTGATTCGCGGCTGGCTGGGGTTGCCGCCGATGGGCATCCAGAGTGCGGCATTCGCCGGGCTGGCGGGCAATGTCCTGGCCATGGGCTTTCTGGTCTGGCGCCTTAGCGGCCGGGCGCACCCGCTGGCGCCGGACCGGGCGCTGTTCGCCGCAATGAAGCTGGACCGGGCGATCCTCGGCAAGGTGCTGCGCATCGGCCTGCCCACCGGGGTGCAGATGGTGGTGATCTCGCTGTCCGAGCTGGTGATCCTGGCCCTGGTCAATCGCCACGGCTCCCAGGCCACGGCGGCCTATGGCGCGGTGACCCAGATCGTCAACTATGTGCAGTTCCCGGCACTGTCGATCGCCATCACTGCCTCGATCCTCGGGGCCCAGGCCATCGGTGCCGGGCGCCTGGAACGCATCACCCCGATCCTGCGCACGGGGCTGGCGATCAACCTGTGCCTGACCGGGGCCCTGGTGCTGCTCGGCTACCTGATTTCCCATTGGCTGCTGGGGCTGTTCATCATTGATCCGGCGGCCCTGATGCAGGCCGAACACCTGCTGCACATCATGCTCTGGAGCATCCTGGTGTTCGGCTTCCAGGCGGTGGTGGGTGGCATCATGCGCGCCAGCGGCACGGTGCTGATGCCGGTGGCGATCTCGATTTTCTGCATCCTCGGAGTGCAGGTGCCGATGGCCTATCTGCTGGATGCGCACTTCGGCCTGCAAGGGGTGTGGATGGCCTTCCCGGTGGCCTACCTGAGCATGCTGGTGCTGCAGGTTGGCTACTTCAAGCTGGTCTGGCGGCACAAGCAGATCCAGCGGCTGATTTGA
- a CDS encoding class I SAM-dependent methyltransferase yields the protein MTPLALATLNQHLLTALAAAPTETRRLFHGRGRCWPGLEQLTVDWLQGVLLVSLFKEPEAEQLAALRQLLTDLGSTPQWAASGARSLMLQHRYLPDSHGEWLLGQPVDSCTITEEGLRYQVDLGSKQNNGLFLDMRYGRNWVRANARGKNILNLFAYTCGFSVAAIAGGAERVVNLDMSRAALSRGRDNHRLNGHDTSRVSFLGHDLFKSWSKVKQGGPYDLVIIDPPSFQKGSFVLGKDYARVLRRLPELLTANGCVLACMNDPAFSVDFLLQGVTQEAPGLRFEQRLENPPEFPDADPQCGLKALVFRQGD from the coding sequence ATGACACCTCTCGCCCTTGCCACCCTCAACCAGCACTTGCTGACCGCCCTGGCCGCCGCGCCCACCGAGACCCGGCGCCTGTTCCATGGCCGCGGCCGCTGCTGGCCGGGTCTGGAACAACTGACCGTGGACTGGTTGCAGGGCGTGCTGCTGGTGTCGCTGTTCAAGGAACCCGAGGCCGAGCAACTGGCCGCCTTGCGGCAACTGCTGACAGACCTGGGCTCGACCCCGCAGTGGGCCGCCAGTGGCGCCCGCAGCCTGATGCTGCAACACCGCTACCTGCCCGACAGCCATGGCGAGTGGCTGCTGGGCCAGCCGGTGGATTCCTGCACCATCACCGAGGAGGGCCTGCGCTACCAGGTGGACCTGGGCAGCAAGCAGAACAACGGGCTGTTTCTCGACATGCGCTATGGACGCAACTGGGTACGGGCCAACGCTCGGGGCAAGAACATCCTGAACCTGTTTGCCTACACCTGCGGTTTTTCCGTGGCGGCGATCGCTGGCGGTGCCGAACGCGTGGTGAACCTCGACATGTCCCGGGCGGCCCTGAGCCGTGGCCGCGACAACCACCGGCTCAATGGCCATGACACCAGTCGGGTAAGTTTCCTCGGGCATGACCTGTTCAAGTCCTGGAGCAAGGTCAAGCAAGGCGGGCCTTACGACCTGGTGATCATCGATCCGCCGTCGTTCCAGAAAGGCAGTTTTGTCCTCGGCAAGGACTATGCGCGGGTGCTGCGGCGCCTGCCGGAACTGCTGACGGCCAATGGCTGCGTATTGGCGTGCATGAATGACCCGGCGTTCAGCGTGGACTTTCTTTTGCAAGGGGTGACGCAGGAGGCGCCGGGGCTGCGCTTTGAACAGCGCTTGGAGAATCCGCCGGAGTTTCCGGATGCCGATCCGCAGTGTGGGTTGAAGGCTTTGGTGTTTCGGCAGGGGGATTAG
- a CDS encoding NTF2 fold immunity protein — protein sequence MDSRPLDFQQRNAWSLAQERSHARVMQLLEQAGAGAPPASTPAPGLAWPEPPEGGDCSVDPVTQVRAYTLAVAAWEQRGNAAGHEALDAGFWAEPQQLIERFCTRRPRAYPRASYGFPTTYSPDDELLGSERLKPAQAQVLMRDPAVRALCYEHRFLLKRVAGQWRINSVKRRLAGTQKWASTIL from the coding sequence ATGGATTCCCGACCGCTGGACTTTCAGCAGCGCAACGCCTGGTCCCTGGCCCAAGAGCGGTCCCATGCCCGGGTCATGCAACTGCTCGAACAAGCCGGTGCCGGAGCACCACCGGCTTCCACCCCAGCCCCTGGCCTGGCCTGGCCGGAGCCGCCGGAGGGCGGCGACTGCAGTGTCGACCCGGTCACCCAGGTGCGCGCCTATACCCTGGCCGTGGCCGCCTGGGAACAACGTGGCAACGCGGCGGGCCATGAGGCGCTCGATGCCGGCTTCTGGGCCGAACCGCAACAGCTCATCGAACGTTTCTGCACCCGGCGCCCACGAGCCTATCCGCGCGCGTCCTATGGTTTTCCCACGACCTATTCACCAGACGATGAACTGCTCGGCAGCGAACGGCTCAAGCCCGCCCAGGCGCAAGTGCTGATGCGCGACCCGGCCGTTCGGGCGCTGTGCTACGAACACCGCTTCCTGCTCAAGCGGGTCGCCGGACAATGGCGGATCAACAGCGTCAAACGCCGCCTGGCCGGCACCCAGAAATGGGCCAGCACCATCCTCTGA
- a CDS encoding FAD-dependent oxidoreductase, with product MSEAPAALLPPLDCDLLVIGSGAAGLASAVTAAWHGLQVIVVEKDSTFGGASAWSGGWMWVPGNPLARRAGINEDPQQPRTYLKHELGHRYDPARIDAFLDNGPQMVAFFEQHTALQFVDGNGIPDIHGQLPGAGIEGHQVIAAPYDARAIGPLLARLRRTMRETSFLGMPIMAGADLGAFLSMTRSFKSLLHVAKRFTRHLRDLALHGRAMHLVNGVALIGRLAKSAQDLGVHLLESSPARSLLRDEQGVHGALVDTPQGRREIRARRGVVLAAGGFANDPARRQALFPRAPGVDEHLALPPPSCSGDGIRLAEAAGAVLATDLASPVAWAPVSRVRHADGSVGHFPHIIDRAKPGLIGVLANGKRFVNEADGYYDYTAAMVEKVPAGEEVASWLICDHRFQRRYGLGYARPFPLPVGPLVRSGYLRRADSIQALASQCGIDPQALGATVQQFNQHARHGQDPEFGRGSTPYNRKQGDALHPGPNPCVAPIEQGPFYAVKVLPGSFGTFAGLKTNAQAQVLDQAGAAIPGLYAVGTDMASVMGGFYPSGGINLGPAMTFGYIAGRHAAGVDAYEVPLASVAVPDPC from the coding sequence TTGAGTGAAGCTCCTGCTGCCCTCCTTCCACCCCTGGACTGTGACCTGCTGGTAATCGGCTCCGGCGCTGCCGGCCTGGCCTCTGCGGTGACCGCCGCCTGGCACGGCCTGCAAGTGATAGTAGTGGAAAAAGATTCCACTTTTGGTGGCGCCAGTGCCTGGTCCGGCGGCTGGATGTGGGTGCCGGGCAATCCCCTGGCACGCCGCGCCGGCATCAATGAAGACCCGCAGCAACCGCGCACCTACCTCAAGCATGAGCTGGGCCACCGCTATGACCCTGCGCGTATCGATGCCTTCCTGGATAACGGGCCACAGATGGTGGCCTTCTTCGAGCAGCACACGGCCCTGCAATTCGTCGATGGCAACGGCATCCCGGACATCCACGGCCAGCTGCCCGGCGCCGGTATCGAGGGTCATCAAGTCATTGCCGCGCCCTATGACGCCCGGGCCATCGGCCCCTTGTTGGCACGCCTGCGTCGAACCATGCGCGAAACCTCGTTCCTGGGCATGCCGATCATGGCCGGGGCCGACCTCGGGGCCTTTCTCAGCATGACCCGCTCGTTCAAGTCGCTGCTGCATGTCGCCAAGCGTTTTACCCGCCACCTGCGGGACCTGGCGCTGCATGGCCGAGCCATGCATCTGGTCAACGGCGTGGCGCTGATCGGCCGGCTGGCGAAGTCGGCCCAGGACCTGGGAGTGCATCTGCTGGAGTCATCGCCGGCCCGTTCGCTGCTACGGGATGAACAGGGGGTGCACGGCGCCCTGGTGGACACGCCCCAAGGCCGGCGGGAAATCCGCGCCCGGCGTGGCGTGGTGCTGGCCGCCGGCGGGTTCGCCAACGACCCGGCCCGGCGCCAGGCGCTGTTTCCCCGGGCGCCGGGTGTCGATGAGCATTTGGCGCTGCCACCCCCGAGCTGTTCCGGAGATGGCATCCGCCTCGCTGAAGCCGCCGGCGCAGTCCTGGCCACGGACCTCGCCAGCCCGGTGGCCTGGGCCCCGGTATCGCGGGTGCGCCACGCCGACGGCAGCGTCGGCCACTTTCCCCACATCATCGACCGGGCCAAGCCCGGACTGATCGGCGTGCTGGCCAACGGCAAGCGCTTCGTCAACGAGGCCGACGGCTACTACGACTACACCGCGGCCATGGTCGAGAAAGTCCCGGCTGGCGAGGAAGTGGCCTCCTGGCTGATCTGCGACCATCGCTTCCAGCGCCGCTACGGCCTGGGCTATGCCCGCCCCTTCCCGCTCCCCGTTGGCCCGCTGGTGCGCAGCGGCTACCTACGGCGGGCCGACTCGATCCAGGCCCTGGCCAGCCAATGCGGCATCGACCCACAGGCGCTGGGGGCCACGGTGCAGCAGTTCAACCAGCACGCCCGCCACGGCCAGGACCCCGAGTTCGGCCGCGGCTCGACCCCCTACAACCGCAAGCAGGGCGACGCCCTGCACCCCGGCCCCAACCCTTGCGTGGCGCCTATCGAACAGGGGCCGTTCTACGCGGTTAAAGTGCTGCCCGGCAGCTTCGGCACCTTTGCCGGGCTCAAGACCAATGCCCAGGCCCAGGTGCTGGATCAGGCCGGCGCGGCGATCCCCGGGCTGTATGCCGTCGGCACCGACATGGCCAGCGTGATGGGCGGGTTCTATCCCTCCGGCGGCATCAACCTGGGCCCGGCCATGACCTTCGGCTACATCGCCGGGCGCCATGCGGCCGGGGTCGATGCCTATGAGGTGCCGCTGGCATCCGTGGCCGTGCCTGATCCGTGCTGA
- a CDS encoding helix-turn-helix domain-containing protein has product MVEPLERVPAPALSVGAQLRQLRRQARLSQLDLALQAGMSQRHLSCVETGRAQPSPALLHSVLSTLDTPLETRNRVYLAAGYAPPYAALPLHDPGLEPVRAALLHLLQANNPAPAIVIDSGWQVLAANRATVALFGLLGLPLAAVEQGFNLLASLLLPGGFGDCLINAEEIRQVAWQRAAREATEQPALAALLASLPCPGESAAGASLNAPLLLTRVRGPAGELRFLSTFTTFGMPQDITVASLRIEHLIPADQATWQALTQACEAEPSRIAKSGADGPLG; this is encoded by the coding sequence ATGGTCGAGCCCCTTGAACGCGTTCCGGCGCCAGCGCTGTCGGTCGGTGCGCAGCTACGCCAGTTGCGGCGCCAGGCGCGCTTGAGCCAGTTGGACCTGGCGTTGCAGGCGGGCATGTCGCAGCGCCACTTGAGCTGTGTCGAGACGGGGCGGGCGCAGCCCAGCCCGGCGCTGCTGCACAGCGTGCTGAGTACCCTGGATACCCCCTTGGAAACACGTAACCGGGTGTATCTCGCCGCCGGCTACGCCCCCCCTTATGCCGCCTTGCCATTGCACGATCCGGGCCTGGAACCGGTGCGCGCGGCGCTGCTGCACCTGCTCCAGGCCAACAACCCGGCACCGGCGATTGTCATCGACAGCGGCTGGCAGGTACTGGCCGCCAACCGCGCCACCGTCGCCTTGTTCGGGCTCTTGGGGCTGCCGTTGGCGGCGGTTGAGCAAGGTTTCAATCTGTTGGCGAGCCTGCTGCTGCCCGGCGGTTTTGGCGATTGCCTGATCAACGCCGAGGAGATCCGTCAGGTGGCATGGCAGCGAGCGGCCCGGGAAGCGACGGAGCAGCCGGCGCTGGCGGCGCTGCTGGCGAGCCTGCCGTGCCCCGGCGAGTCGGCGGCTGGCGCCAGCCTGAACGCGCCGTTGCTGCTGACCCGGGTGCGCGGACCTGCGGGCGAGCTGCGTTTTCTTTCCACCTTCACCACTTTCGGCATGCCCCAGGACATCACTGTGGCGTCATTGCGCATCGAGCATCTGATCCCCGCTGATCAGGCCACCTGGCAGGCGCTGACCCAGGCCTGCGAGGCCGAGCCGTCCCGGATCGCCAAGTCAGGGGCCGACGGGCCGCTGGGGTAA
- a CDS encoding agmatine deiminase family protein translates to MPTRRQLIKQASLLAGVAAMTTLGLGPRNARAREQDNGYLPDEGEPQQRAFMAFGAQDAIWEDFTGDVQQAQGRIARAIAAYQPLTLFCRAQERSLAEQLCGSHNITFVSTELDDIWMRDIGANFIVDAQGGLGAVDFNFNGWGNKQRHAKDARLARQMADAAGARYWRSELVGEGGGIEVDGHGTGIMTESSWINDNRNPGWSKAEVEEELKACLGLRKIIWLPGIKGHDITDAHVDFYARFVKPGVVVANLDNDPESYDHQVTLKHLEILRSARDADGRALQVHTLSPPLNPRQNRFSRDNPDFAAGYINYFVINGAVIAPQFGDRAADAKAHSLLAGLYPGRQVIALDIDAIAAGGGGIHCVTHQLPEV, encoded by the coding sequence ATGCCCACCCGACGTCAACTGATCAAACAGGCCTCGCTGCTGGCCGGTGTCGCCGCCATGACCACCCTCGGCCTGGGACCGCGCAATGCCCGGGCCCGCGAGCAGGACAACGGCTACCTGCCCGATGAAGGCGAGCCCCAGCAGCGGGCCTTCATGGCCTTCGGTGCCCAGGACGCCATCTGGGAGGACTTCACCGGCGACGTGCAGCAAGCCCAGGGGCGCATTGCCCGGGCGATTGCCGCCTATCAACCCTTGACCTTGTTCTGCCGGGCGCAGGAGCGGAGCCTGGCGGAGCAACTCTGCGGCTCGCACAACATCACCTTTGTCAGCACCGAACTGGACGACATCTGGATGCGCGACATCGGCGCCAACTTCATCGTTGATGCGCAAGGCGGATTGGGCGCGGTGGATTTCAACTTCAATGGCTGGGGCAACAAACAGCGCCACGCCAAGGACGCCCGGCTGGCGCGGCAGATGGCCGACGCCGCCGGTGCCCGCTACTGGCGCAGCGAGCTGGTGGGCGAGGGTGGCGGCATCGAAGTCGACGGGCACGGCACCGGGATCATGACCGAAAGCAGCTGGATCAACGACAACCGCAATCCTGGCTGGAGCAAGGCCGAGGTCGAAGAGGAACTCAAGGCTTGCCTCGGCCTGCGCAAGATCATCTGGCTGCCGGGGATCAAGGGCCACGACATCACCGACGCCCACGTCGACTTCTACGCCCGTTTCGTCAAACCGGGGGTGGTCGTGGCCAATCTGGACAACGATCCTGAATCCTACGACCACCAAGTGACCCTCAAGCACCTGGAGATCCTCCGTTCCGCCCGCGACGCCGATGGCCGCGCGCTGCAGGTGCACACCCTGTCGCCACCACTGAACCCGCGGCAGAACCGCTTCAGCCGCGACAACCCGGATTTCGCCGCCGGCTACATCAACTACTTCGTGATCAATGGCGCGGTGATCGCTCCACAGTTCGGCGACCGGGCAGCCGACGCCAAGGCCCACAGCCTGCTCGCCGGCCTGTACCCCGGGCGGCAGGTCATCGCGCTGGACATCGATGCGATCGCCGCAGGTGGCGGCGGGATTCATTGCGTGACCCATCAACTGCCCGAGGTTTGA
- a CDS encoding extracellular solute-binding protein: MRIIGKRWKRHCASWLALALVALQAQAEPEDQTLRLYNWADYFAADTLARFTAETGIKVIYDVMEGSEVLEAKLMTGGSGYDLIFPGDTVAERLMRAGSLQQLDPSKLTGQDDIEPGLKRLRAHYPRASQATVPYTWGTIGLTYNARQIAERLPDAPVNSLDLLFKPELAARFADCGISLIDSPDEVLAVALNYLGRDPRSARPEDLQAASQLLGKLRPYIRKFQSQPVTDLVNGNLCLSLGYSGDMTQAQRAADAAGKQVEFQYRIPREGTTVWMDTLAIPKDARHPEYAYAFINFVTRPENMAAISNFTGYPTANAKARPAVDPQMRNNPDIYPDDATFERLIPGRDIPQADMRARMRTWTQFKTATAARH, from the coding sequence ATGCGAATCATAGGCAAACGCTGGAAACGCCATTGCGCCAGCTGGCTGGCCCTGGCCCTGGTCGCGCTCCAGGCCCAGGCCGAACCCGAGGACCAGACCCTGCGCCTGTACAACTGGGCCGACTATTTCGCCGCAGACACCCTGGCGCGCTTCACCGCCGAAACCGGGATCAAGGTGATCTACGACGTGATGGAGGGCAGCGAGGTGCTGGAGGCCAAGCTGATGACCGGCGGCAGCGGCTACGACCTGATCTTCCCCGGCGATACCGTGGCCGAGCGCCTGATGCGTGCTGGCAGCCTGCAGCAGCTGGACCCAAGCAAGCTGACCGGGCAGGACGATATCGAGCCCGGCCTCAAGCGCCTGCGGGCCCACTACCCGCGTGCCAGCCAGGCCACCGTGCCCTATACCTGGGGCACCATCGGCCTGACCTACAACGCCCGGCAGATCGCCGAGCGCCTGCCCGATGCGCCGGTCAACAGCCTGGACCTGCTGTTCAAGCCGGAGCTGGCGGCGCGCTTTGCCGATTGCGGGATCTCGCTGATCGATTCGCCGGACGAAGTACTGGCGGTGGCGCTCAACTACCTGGGGCGCGATCCGCGCAGCGCCAGGCCCGAGGACCTGCAGGCGGCCAGCCAACTGCTGGGCAAGCTGCGGCCGTACATCCGCAAGTTCCAGTCGCAGCCGGTGACCGACCTGGTCAATGGCAACCTGTGCCTGTCCCTGGGCTACAGCGGCGACATGACCCAGGCCCAGCGCGCGGCCGACGCCGCGGGCAAGCAGGTCGAGTTCCAGTACCGCATTCCCCGTGAGGGCACCACGGTGTGGATGGACACCCTGGCGATCCCCAAGGATGCCCGGCACCCGGAATACGCCTATGCCTTCATCAACTTTGTCACGCGGCCAGAGAACATGGCGGCCATCAGCAACTTCACCGGCTACCCCACGGCCAATGCCAAGGCGCGGCCGGCGGTCGATCCGCAGATGCGCAACAACCCGGATATCTACCCGGATGACGCCACCTTCGAACGCCTGATTCCCGGCCGCGACATCCCCCAGGCCGACATGCGCGCGCGCATGCGCACCTGGACCCAGTTCAAGACCGCCACCGCCGCCCGCCACTGA
- a CDS encoding DUF2784 domain-containing protein — protein sequence MLYRIAADSLVLFHLTFIVFVLLGGLLVLRHPRLMLLHLPAAAWGVAVEVLHLECPLTRWENLLRHAAGQDGYGAGFIEHYLIPLIYPAGLTPGIQLWLGSLVLLINLSVYGYLARRWIRTRHA from the coding sequence ATGCTCTACCGCATCGCCGCCGACAGCCTGGTGCTGTTTCACCTGACATTCATCGTCTTCGTGCTACTGGGCGGCCTGCTGGTGCTGCGCCACCCACGGCTGATGCTGCTGCACCTGCCCGCCGCGGCCTGGGGCGTGGCGGTGGAAGTGCTGCACCTGGAATGCCCACTGACCCGCTGGGAAAACCTGCTGCGCCACGCCGCCGGCCAGGACGGCTACGGCGCCGGGTTCATCGAGCATTACCTGATCCCGCTGATCTACCCCGCCGGCCTGACCCCGGGCATCCAGCTGTGGCTGGGCAGCCTGGTGCTGCTGATCAACCTTTCGGTCTACGGCTATCTGGCACGGCGCTGGATCCGCACCCGCCACGCCTGA
- the aguB gene encoding N-carbamoylputrescine amidase, which yields MSRLIVATTQMPCTWDLPGNLERAEQLVREAAARGAQVILLQELFATPYFCIEQQHQHLALAEEYAQSRVLQRFAALAGELGVVLPLSWFERAGTAYFNSLSVADADGRLLGVYRKTHIPNAVGYQEKEYFSPGDTGFRVWDTAFGRLGIGICWDQWFPETARCLALQGAEVLLFPTAIGSEPGSADLDSRDHWQMTMRGHAAANLLPVVAANRVGHEVATSDPALHMDFYGSSFICDHKGRLLAEADRDSSGVLLQSLDLAAMAEERRTWGIFRDRRPEMYGPLLSLDGQHLHSRWNGREA from the coding sequence ATGAGCCGGTTGATCGTCGCCACCACCCAGATGCCCTGCACCTGGGACCTGCCCGGCAACCTGGAACGCGCCGAACAGCTGGTGCGCGAAGCAGCGGCCCGCGGCGCCCAGGTGATCCTGCTGCAGGAGCTGTTCGCTACCCCGTACTTCTGCATCGAGCAGCAGCACCAGCACCTGGCCCTGGCCGAGGAGTATGCCCAGAGCCGGGTGCTCCAGCGCTTCGCCGCCCTGGCCGGGGAGCTGGGGGTGGTTCTGCCCCTGAGCTGGTTCGAACGGGCCGGCACCGCCTATTTCAACTCCCTGAGCGTCGCCGATGCCGACGGCCGCCTGCTGGGGGTGTACCGCAAGACCCATATTCCCAACGCCGTGGGCTATCAGGAGAAGGAATACTTCAGCCCCGGCGACACCGGTTTCCGGGTCTGGGACACGGCCTTCGGCCGCCTGGGCATTGGCATCTGCTGGGACCAGTGGTTCCCCGAGACTGCCCGCTGCCTGGCCTTGCAGGGCGCCGAAGTGTTGCTGTTCCCCACCGCCATCGGCAGTGAACCGGGCAGTGCCGATCTGGACTCGCGGGATCACTGGCAGATGACCATGCGCGGGCATGCCGCGGCCAACCTGCTGCCGGTGGTGGCGGCCAACCGCGTCGGCCATGAAGTGGCTACCAGCGACCCGGCCCTGCACATGGATTTCTATGGCTCGTCGTTCATCTGCGACCACAAGGGCCGGCTCTTGGCCGAGGCCGACCGCGACAGCAGCGGGGTCCTGTTGCAGTCCCTGGATCTGGCCGCCATGGCCGAAGAGCGCCGCACCTGGGGCATCTTCCGCGACCGGCGACCCGAGATGTACGGGCCGCTGCTGAGTCTTGACGGGCAACACCTTCATTCACGCTGGAACGGCCGGGAGGCATGA